In Daucus carota subsp. sativus chromosome 4, DH1 v3.0, whole genome shotgun sequence, one DNA window encodes the following:
- the LOC108216014 gene encoding F-box protein GID2 → MKRSIISGADNFADNFADRKMKKIKADDGDDESDKIESVLLDENLLYEVLKHADARTLGSAACVNKQWNKTAKDERLWELICTKQWANIGCGKQQLRSVVLALGGFRRLHALYLWPLAKPAAVTAPQATTATTSAWPCLPTPVKSSPAVAPAAKTRWGKDEVHLSLSLLSIRYYEKMNFSGRGK, encoded by the coding sequence ATGAAGCGATCAATCATCTCCGGCGCCGATAATTTCGCCGACAATTTTGCTGATCGGAAAATGAAGAAGATCAAGGCGGACGACGGTGATGATGAGTCGGATAAGATTGAATCCGTTTTGTTAGATGAGAATCTTCTGTACGAGGTGCTGAAACACGCCGACGCGCGCACGTTAGGCTCGGCGGCGTGCGTTAACAAGCAGTGGAACAAGACGGCCAAAGATGAGCGCCTCTGGGAGCTGATTTGCACTAAGCAGTGGGCGAATATCGGGTGCGGTAAGCAACAGCTTCGTTCCGTGGTCCTCGCGCTCGGTGGCTTTCGTAGACTCCACGCGCTTTATCTCTGGCCGCTGGCGAAGCCGGCGGCGGTGACAGCTCCTCAGGCCACGACCGCGACGACTTCAGCGTGGCCGTGTCTTCCGACGCCGGTGAAATCCAGTCCGGCGGTGGCGCCGGCGGCGAAGACTCGGTGGGGGAAGGATGAGGTTCACTTGTCGCTGTCGTTGTTATCGATTCGGTACTATGAGAAGATGAATTTTAGTGGTAGAGGCAAATGA